GTAACCCGATGCCGGCGGTTTCTTCAACCGGCGATCTGGATTTTACACAGGCAGCAGCCGTGGCAACACCGGCGGTGGTTTACATCCGTACTACGTACAGCGCCAAATCAAACGGCGGCGGGCAGGACCAGCTGGAGCAAATGTTTGGCGATATGTTTGGCCAGCGTTCGCGTCCGCAAGGCCCGCAAATGGCTTCCGGTTCGGGCGTAATTATCTCACCTGATGGTTATATCGTTACCAACAACCACGTGGTTGAAAAGGCCGATAAGATCACCGTTTATACTAACGATCACCGTTATTACAGCGCCAAGGTTATTGGCACTGATCCAAGCACCGACCTTGCCCTGATTAAAGTGAGCGCTGCTAACCTGCCTATAGTTAAATTAGGCAATAGCGACGACGCCAAAGTTGGCGAGTGGGTGTTGGCCGTAGGTAATCCTTTTAACCTTACCTCAACAGTAACTGCAGGTATTATCAGCGCCAAAGGCCGTAACATTGGCATCATCGGCAGCGAAAACAGTGAAGATGAAAATCCGTTTGGCCGTACAAGTCGCCAAACCGGCCCGAAATTGAATAAGGCCATCGAATCATTCATTCAAACAGATGCTGCCATTAACCCTGGTAACAGCGGTGGCGCTTTGGTTAACACCCGTGGCGAGTTGATCGGCATCAATGCTGCAATTGCTTCGCACACCGGTTCGTACGAAGGTTATGGCTTTGCCATCCCGGTAAACCTGGCTAAAAAGGTATTAAATGATATCAAAAAATTCGGCACCGTGAAACGTGGTTACGTAGGCGTAAGCTTTACCGAACTTAACCCGGATAACGCGAAGCGACTGGACATAACAACCGAAAACGGTTTGTATGTTAACGACCTGGTACCGGGCGGCGGCGCCGAGCAGGCCGGTATACGTAAAGGCGACATTATTGTAAAAGTTGAAGGCCAACCGGTTTACGAATCATCTGATTTGCAAGAACGTGTAGGCCGTTTACAACCGGGTGATAAGATTAATATTACCGTGCTGCGCGATGGTAAAAACAAAGATTTCGCGGTGACACTTAAAGGCGATGCCGTAGCACCATCGAACCGTACAGCGGCCAACTCAAAATCGGCCGAGGAGTTGTTTAACAAGCTGGGGGCAAGCTTCCACGCTTTAACCCCTGCCGAGAAAAACAAGCTGCGCGTTAACAGCGGCGTGTTGGTTACCCAGGTGCGCGAAGGTGGTTTGTTTGATGCTGCCGAAATACCGGAAGGTGTGGTGATCACCAGCATTAACAAAGTACCGGTTAGCAGTATTGAGGATATTGATAAGGCTATTGTGAAACCGATACAGGGCAATATTATTATTGCCGGTTTATATCCTGATGGTTCGCACTTTAGCAGCGCGTTCCCGGCTCAATAAGCTTTTTTTATAGTGATTTTATAGGAAAGCCCTGGTCTTTGGATCGGGGCTTTTTGTTTGATGAGATTGGTTGCAGGGGCTAAGTTTGATCCCTGTCGGGCATTTGTTTAGAGCGGTGAATGCCAATCATTATTGTTTACATTTTTTAATAATTAAATTTGTGTATGGAAACGTTTATTGTACATCCTGAAAACAAAGAACAATCGGCAGCTATCAAGGCTTTTTTAAAGGCACTCAAAATCAACTTTGAAAAGCACGAAAAAGGCACCTACAATCCCGAATTTGTGGAGCAGGTATTAGCGGGTGAAACTGCGCGTAAGGCAGGAAAAAAAGGTGTTAGAGTAAACACCGATTTGTGGTTGATGACATTATAAATGTTTATTCCCTACGAGGGCATTACGAATAGAACTTGAACGATCTACATAAAGGCGAGATCAACATCTTAAAACAAATTAATCCCCACACTCCATCCAACCCAGCCAGTCCAGTTGCGGTTGCCTTCAATAAAGGAGTGATGCAGATCGCGCACATAAGCATAACCATCAACCCGCGAACGCTGATCTGAATAAAGAAAGTTTAAAGACGGCCCGGCAGAGATGGAAAACATCTTTGCTGTTTTAAAAGTAAGATCGAGATTGAACTTGCTGAGTTGATTGGTTTTTAGCCAGGTGCCCTGGTAAAGATAACTTGAGCCCAGCTCAGTATTGATAGC
The sequence above is a segment of the Mucilaginibacter celer genome. Coding sequences within it:
- a CDS encoding Do family serine endopeptidase; amino-acid sequence: MKKIGLTLLTAFVGGAMALGVYKVIENKYSDGLSFEDKQKVYFTSNPMPAVSSTGDLDFTQAAAVATPAVVYIRTTYSAKSNGGGQDQLEQMFGDMFGQRSRPQGPQMASGSGVIISPDGYIVTNNHVVEKADKITVYTNDHRYYSAKVIGTDPSTDLALIKVSAANLPIVKLGNSDDAKVGEWVLAVGNPFNLTSTVTAGIISAKGRNIGIIGSENSEDENPFGRTSRQTGPKLNKAIESFIQTDAAINPGNSGGALVNTRGELIGINAAIASHTGSYEGYGFAIPVNLAKKVLNDIKKFGTVKRGYVGVSFTELNPDNAKRLDITTENGLYVNDLVPGGGAEQAGIRKGDIIVKVEGQPVYESSDLQERVGRLQPGDKINITVLRDGKNKDFAVTLKGDAVAPSNRTAANSKSAEELFNKLGASFHALTPAEKNKLRVNSGVLVTQVREGGLFDAAEIPEGVVITSINKVPVSSIEDIDKAIVKPIQGNIIIAGLYPDGSHFSSAFPAQ
- a CDS encoding DUF2683 family protein; this encodes METFIVHPENKEQSAAIKAFLKALKINFEKHEKGTYNPEFVEQVLAGETARKAGKKGVRVNTDLWLMTL